The Aliiroseovarius sp. F47248L DNA segment ATTACCTATATGGTCGAAGACAGCGAGGCGCATTTGATTGTTGCTTCCGCGTCGGCTGCCGCGCGGCTGGGGCTGGATTCGAATAAGACGATCTTTCCGCAGGCCACCAGTGATCGTCCGTTTGACCTTGCGGGCACGTCGGAAGACCTGTTCAATCTGATCTATACCTCTGGCTCGACCGGGAAACCCAAGGGCGTGATGATCCCGCACAAGACGGTGATGAACTTCTTCACCGCGATGGATGAGGCGGTGCCGCTCACTCCGCAGTCGCGCATTCTGGGTGTCACATCGGTGTCATTTGACATTTCGGTGTTGGAAATTTTCTGGGTGTTGTCGCGGGGTGCGACGCTGGTCTTGCAAAGTGACGGGGCGAGCGAGACGCGCCTGCCTGATTTCTCGCTGTTCTATTTCGCGTCCGAGGCATCGGGGTCCGGCCATCACGCCTATCGCTTACTGCTGGAGGGTGCGCAGTTTGCGGATGAAAACGGGTTTCATGCAGTCTGGACGCCGGAACGTCATTTCCATGCTTTTGGTGGGTTGTATCCCAACCCAGCCGTTGCCGCCGCTGCGGTGGCAGGGATCACCAAAAACATCCAGCTGCGTGCTGGGTCTTGTGTTGTGCCATTGCACCACCCGGTGCAGATCGCCGAAGATTGGGCGCTGGTTGACAACCTGTCCAATGGGCGGGCCGGGGTCGCGCTGGCGTCGGGTTGGCAGCCCAATGATTTCATCCTGAATCCCACCAACTTCGCCGACCGGAAAGAGTCGATGCTGGAAAGCGTCGCGACTTTGCGCAAGCTGTGGCACGGCGAAACGATGAGTTTTGATGGCCATGACGGAAAACCTGTCGCGCTGGAAATCCACCCGCGCCCGGTACAGAAAGACATTCCGCTGTGGCTGACCGCCGCCGGCAACCCCGAAACCTTCGCTGCCGCCGCCAAGCTGGGCTGTGGCGTGCTGACCCACCTTCTGGGCCAAAGTTTTGAGGAGGTTGCCGAAAAAATCCGTGCCTATCGCGTGGCGTGGCGCGATGCGGGGCATGAGGGGAACGGCCATGTCGTTCTGATGCTGCACAGCTTTGTTGGTGAGGATGAGGAAACCGTGCGCAAGTTGGCACGCGAGCCGATGAAAAGCTATCTGCGCAGCTCGGTCGATCTGCTGAAAAAAGCTTCTTGGACGTCGCCTTTGATTGCGGAACGGGCAGAGGGCAAGGGCCTGACCCCGCAAGAGATGTTTGAGAAGGAAGAACTGTCGCCGGAAGACCTTGATGTGCTGCTGGATCACGCTTTTGACCGCTACTATCGCACCTCGGGCCTATTTGGCACACCCGACAGCGCGGGCGAGATTGTGCGTCGGGTGGCGGAAATGGGCGTGGACGAGATTGCCTGCCTGATTGATTTCGGCATCGACACCGATGTCGTTCTGGAAAATCTGCCCAACATCAAAGCACTGATGGTCAATTTGGAAAACGAAGGTGGGGTGGATCGCAAGGCGACGGTGGCCGAAGAAATCATGGAGCGTGATATCACCCACCTGCAGTGCACGCCGCCCATGGCGACTTTGCTGGCGGCGGATGATGCTGGCAAGATGGCGCTTCGGCATCTGGAGGTGATGATGGTGGGTGGCGAGGCGTTTCCACCCGACCTTGCCCGCACCATCCGCGACGCGATGTCCGGCACGCTTTTGAACATGTATGGCCCGACCGAAGCGACGATCTGGTCTTCGGTCGCCAAACTGGATCAGGTGGGCGACCGCATCCCGCTGGGTGATCCGGTCACGAACACAGTCCTGAGTATCCGGTCGCCTGGAGGACGCGAGTTGCCGGATCTGGTCGAAGGCGAACTTTGGATCGGGGGCGAGGGGTTGGCCGTTGGCTATTGGAAACGCCCCGACTTGACCGAAGAACGCTTCGTCGAAACGCCAGAGGGGCGGTTCTATCGCACCGGCGATCTGGTCCGGCGGCGGTTGGACGGCACGCTGGAATTCCTCGGCCGCATGGACACGCAGGTCAAAGTGCGTGGCTATCGGATCGAACTTGGCGAGATCGAAGCGACGCTTGCAGCCCAGCCCGGCGTACAGGACGTGGTGGTGAAGGCTATCAATTTTGGCCCATCAGACCAACGACTCGTGGGCTATGTTACTGCCGATGGGACAGGACTTGTGTCTGACGATCTGCGGACAGCATTGGCCGATGATCTGCCGGACTTCATGGTGCCCTCGATCATAGTGGCGATGGACCGGATGCCATTGACGCCAAATGGCAAGATCGACCGCAAGGCGCTGCCGGTGCCGTCGGTCGGCAATGTCTCTGGCAAGATCGAAAAGGCAGGGACCGAGGTTGAAGAAACCGTGGCTGACATCTGGAAAACAGCGCTTGATCTGCCCGAAGTGTCGGTGACCGAGAACTTCTTTGATCTGGGCGGGCATTCGTTGCTGGTCGTGCAGGTGCAGCGTCTGTTGAGAGAACGACTGCACCGGGATGTTGCGATCACCGACCTGTTTCGCTTCCCGACAATCCGTGGATTGGCCGCGCATTTGTCAGACGGCGGCGATGAAAAGAAAGAAACGGCGGCCAGTCGTGGCGCAGCGCGTGCAGCCGCACGGCTGGCGCGGCTGGGTCGGCGCTGATACGCTTTCAGGTAGAGGCGTGATCGGGGGGATGAGAATCAGCGCATGACGGCAGGCAATACCCACAACAGGATCGCCATTATCGGGCGGGCTGGGCGGTTTTCGTCAGCCCCGACAGTGCGCGACTACTGGCGGCTGTTGGCTGACGGCCGGTCGGGCGAAACGCGCCTGTCTGATGCCGACCTTCTGGCCGCTGGTGTGCCGCGCACGACACTTGCCGATCCCGGCTATGTGAAAGTGGCGCATGTTTTCCCGGACATGGAGTGTTTTGACGCAGGCTTTTTCGGGTTTTCGCCCAAGGAAGCATCGATCATGGACCCGCAACACCGCCACTTTTTGGAAACCTCATGGGAGGCGCTTGAAGACGCGGGCCACATGCCCGAAAATTTTGATGGGCGCATCGGTGTCTACGCCGGGTCGGGGATGCAGACCTATATGCCCTATAACCTGCTGTCCAACCCAGAGCTGTTGGACGAGATAGGGTATTTCCTGCTGCGACACACCGGCAATGACAAAGATTTCCTGACCACACGCCTGTCTTATCTGTTGAATCTGACCGGGCCGTCGGTGGCTGTGCAGACGGCTTGTTCGACATCGCTTGTCGCGGTCCACATGGCCGCGAACTCGCTTCTGAATATGGAATGCGACATGGCGCTTGCGGGTGGCGTGACGATCGAGCTGCCGCACCGGGTCGGGTACGGGTTCTCGCCAGGTGAAATCCTGTCGCCGGACGGATTGTGCCGCACGTTTGATGACGACAGTCAGGGCACTGTGTTCGGGTCGGGTGCTGCTATGGTTGTATTGCGCCGATATGACGACGCAGTTGAAGATGGCGACGACATCAAGGCGGTTATTCTGGCCAGCGCGATTAACAATGACGGGTCGGGCAAGGCCAGCTATCTTGCGCCCTCGGTCGATGGACAGGCGGAAGCCGCTGCCGAAGCGGTGGCGCTGGCCGGGGTCGACCCATCGTCGATCAGCTACATCGAAACGCACGGAACCGGCACGCCGATTGGTGACCCGATCGAGTTATCTGCGCTCGATCAGGTCTATGGTGACGCGCTCAAGGGTAGTATTGGCATCGGCTCGGTCAAAACCAATATCGGCCACACGGATACCGCGGCGGGCACGGCCAGTCTTATCAAGGTGGTCGAAGCACTGCGCCACAAATATCTGCCCGCCAGCCTGAACTTCACAACTCCGAACAAGCGCTTTGATTTTGACAGCAGCCCGTTTCAAGTGGTCGCTAAAGGGCGTGATTGGAATAGGGGCGAAGCCCCACTGCGCGCCGCTG contains these protein-coding regions:
- a CDS encoding MupA/Atu3671 family FMN-dependent luciferase-like monooxygenase; this encodes MKAVFCGDGTLLAQCADVFAEKGHQIAGIMTDDPGLRAWADQNGHRWVGTLDDPQMSGVTCDYLFSIANTRPIPNDLINVASRFAINLHDGPLPARAGANVPFWSVWEGQNTHAVTWYRLGTGMVAETALKTVSFDISEGETTFSLNTRCYEAAQESFVDLLTMLETGTEQQEPLGAAGRVYDRTDRPTSLGILDLSQSSEALGQCVRALDFGTMANPIGRAKLWTGQQVVLVTGFEVGDDATAPAGTVLDTNADSLTIATEDHEVTLSGLTDLAGGSVDLASLKGALLPVVEDLSEDLLSAVATGEDMWQAALQTCAPAAIPPYPRAHRAGQGMQIVPLEAAPVDADTLLAAWAGWVAGLTGQAAVSLALPTRSPHPALAQTLPITLSVSESMSGTDLVARVQAARLQHESFAPMAADLPARMGDAALRENIAQALSVAGCETDAIPEGAAVALTASPMGLHLREGLFDADVATAIAKDFSVFLSTFQTSPDANLTTLPLGAPTPALRLGEAFDNTNRVHEAFAAQVIATPDAPALEVGEAQFTYRELDHAADTFAAALAERGAGRGKIIGLCLERSADLVIAMLAILKTGAAYLPLDPSYPADRITYMVEDSEAHLIVASASAAARLGLDSNKTIFPQATSDRPFDLAGTSEDLFNLIYTSGSTGKPKGVMIPHKTVMNFFTAMDEAVPLTPQSRILGVTSVSFDISVLEIFWVLSRGATLVLQSDGASETRLPDFSLFYFASEASGSGHHAYRLLLEGAQFADENGFHAVWTPERHFHAFGGLYPNPAVAAAAVAGITKNIQLRAGSCVVPLHHPVQIAEDWALVDNLSNGRAGVALASGWQPNDFILNPTNFADRKESMLESVATLRKLWHGETMSFDGHDGKPVALEIHPRPVQKDIPLWLTAAGNPETFAAAAKLGCGVLTHLLGQSFEEVAEKIRAYRVAWRDAGHEGNGHVVLMLHSFVGEDEETVRKLAREPMKSYLRSSVDLLKKASWTSPLIAERAEGKGLTPQEMFEKEELSPEDLDVLLDHAFDRYYRTSGLFGTPDSAGEIVRRVAEMGVDEIACLIDFGIDTDVVLENLPNIKALMVNLENEGGVDRKATVAEEIMERDITHLQCTPPMATLLAADDAGKMALRHLEVMMVGGEAFPPDLARTIRDAMSGTLLNMYGPTEATIWSSVAKLDQVGDRIPLGDPVTNTVLSIRSPGGRELPDLVEGELWIGGEGLAVGYWKRPDLTEERFVETPEGRFYRTGDLVRRRLDGTLEFLGRMDTQVKVRGYRIELGEIEATLAAQPGVQDVVVKAINFGPSDQRLVGYVTADGTGLVSDDLRTALADDLPDFMVPSIIVAMDRMPLTPNGKIDRKALPVPSVGNVSGKIEKAGTEVEETVADIWKTALDLPEVSVTENFFDLGGHSLLVVQVQRLLRERLHRDVAITDLFRFPTIRGLAAHLSDGGDEKKETAASRGAARAAARLARLGRR